One Triticum dicoccoides isolate Atlit2015 ecotype Zavitan chromosome 5B, WEW_v2.0, whole genome shotgun sequence genomic window carries:
- the LOC119312035 gene encoding tubulin beta-4 chain — MREILHIQGGQCGNQIGAKFWEVICDEHGIDGTGRYAGDSDLQLERINVYYNEASGGRFVPRAVLMDLEPGTMDSVRSGPFGQIFRPDNFVFGQSGAGNNWAKGHYTEGAELIDSVLDVVRKEAENCDCLQGFQVCHSLGGGTGSGMGTLLISKIREEYPDRMMLTFSVFPSPKVSDTVVEPYNATLSVHQLVENADECMVLDNEALYDICFRTLKLATPSFGDLNHLISATMSGVTCCLRFPGQLNSDLRKLAVNLIPFPRLHFFMVGFAPLTSRGSQMYRALTVPELTQQMWDAKNMMCAADPRHGRYLTASACFRGKMSTKEVDEQMLNVQNKNSSYFVEWIPNNVKSSVCDMPPRGLKMAGTFVGNSTSIQEMFRRVSEQFTAMFRRKAFLHWYTGEGMDEMEFTEAESNMNDLVAEYQQYQDATADEEYDEEEEEERDAE; from the exons ATGAGGGAGATCCTGCACATCCAGGGCGGGCAGTGCGGGAACCAGATCGGGGCCAAGTTCTGGGAGGTGATCTGCGACGAGCACGGGATCGACGGGACGGGGCGCTACGCGGGGGACTCGGACCTGCAGCTGGAGCGGATCAACGTCTACTACAACGAGGCCAGCGGGGGCCGGTTCGTGCCCCGCGCCGTGCTCATGGACCTCGAGCCCGGCACCATGGACTCGGTGCGCTCCGGCCCCTTCGGCCAGATCTTCCGCCCCGACAACTTCGTCTTCGGCCAGTCCGGCGCCGGCAACAACTGGGCCAAGGGTCACTACACCGAGGGCGCCGAGCTCATCGACTCCGTCCTCGACGTCGTCCGCAAGGAGGCCGAGAACTGCGACTGCCTCCAGG GATTCCAAGTTTGCCATTCTTTGGGAGGAGGCACTGGATCTGGGATGGGCACCCTTCTTATTTCTAAGATTAGGGAGGAGTACCCTGACCGAATGATGCTGACCTTCTCTGTCTTCCCATCACCAAAGGTCTCAGACACCGTCGTTGAGCCATACAATGCTACACTTTCCGTTCACCAACTCGTTGAGAACGCTGATGAGTGTATGGTGCTTGACAATGAAGCTCTATACGACATATGTTTCCGCACGCTAAAGCTTGCCACCCCTTCCT TTGGTGACCTGAACCATCTTATCTCTGCTACCATGAGCGGTGTCACATGCTGCCTGAGGTTCCCTGGACAACTCAACTCCGATCTTCGCAAGCTTGCTGTCAATCTCATCCCATTCCCCCGTCTCCACTTCTTCATGGTTGGCTTCGCGCCGCTGACGTCACGTGGGTCACAAATGTACCGTGCTCTCACAGTCCCTGAGCTGACTCAGCAAATGTGGGATGCCAAGAACATGATGTGTGCCGCAGACCCCCGCCACGGCCGCTACCTCACCGCCTCGGCCTGCTTCCGAGGGAAGATGAGCACCAAGGAGGTGGACGAGCAGATGCTCAACGTCCAGAACAAGAACTCGTCCTACTTTGTGGAGTGGATCCCCAACAACGTCAAGTCGAGCGTGTGCGACATGCCGCCCAGGGGGCTGAAGATGGCGGGCACCTTCGTCGGCAACTCCACGTCCATCCAGGAGATGTTCCGCAGGGTGAGCGAGCAGTTCACGGCCATGTTCAGGAGGAAGGCCTTCTTGCACTGGTACACGGGTGAGGGCATGGACGAGATGGAGTTCACCGAGGCCGAGAGCAACATGAACGACCTCGTCGCCGAGTACCAGCAGTACCAGGACGCGACCGCCGACGAGGagtacgacgaggaggaggaagaggaacgcGACGCGGAGTAG
- the LOC119312034 gene encoding inosine-5'-monophosphate dehydrogenase-like: protein MASLADDGFSAARLFSQGVSYTYDDVIFLPGFIDFPADAVDLSTRLSRRVPLSIPCVASPMDTVSEAAMAAAMASLGGVAVVHSNTEPRAQASIVRAAKSRRLPFVSSVPIFSPASAPTLNDFAGHDYALVTEQGDSLSKLLGVAVAADAASPEAPAPVSEYMRPAPRSASASFDFEQAAAFLADEGLDYAPLVSEEGEVIDLITSKDVERIRSYPKLGKPSLGADGKFVVAASIGTREDDKLRLEQLIQAGANAIVIDSSQGNSTYQLDMIKYAKKTFPEVDLIGGNVVTIGQAQNLIAAGVDGLRVGMGSGSICTTQEVCAVGRGQATAVYKVASYAKDHNVPVIADGGISYSGHIVKALSLGASTVMMGSFLAGSHEAPGAYEYKDGHRVKKYRGMGSLEAMTKGSDARYLGDTLKLKVAQGVVGAVADKGSVLRFIPYTMQAVKQGFQDLGASSLQSAHDLLRAETLRLEVRTGAAQVEGGIHGLVSYEKKSF, encoded by the exons ATGGCGAGCCTCGCCGACGACGGCTTCTCGGCGGCGCGCCTCTTCTCGCAGGGGGTCTCCTACACCTACGACGACGTCATCTTCCTCCCGGGCTTCATCGACTTCCCCGCGGATGCCGTCGACCTCTCCACCCGTCTCTCCCGTCGCGTGCCGCTCTCCATCCCCTGCGTCGCCTCCCCCATGGACACCGTCTCCGAGGCCGCCATGGCCGCGGCCATGGCCTCCCTCGgcggcgtcgccgtcgtccactcCAACACCGAGCCCCGCGCCCAGGCCTCCATCGTCCGCGCCGCCAAGTCCCGCCGCCTCCCCTTCGTCTCCTCCGTCCCCATCTTCTCCCCGGCCTCCGCCCCGACGCTCAACGACTTCGCGGGGCACGACTACGCCCTCGTCACCGAGCAAGGGGATTCGCTCTCCAAGCTCCTCGGCGTCGCCGTGGCCGCCGATGCCGCCTCGCCCGAGGCCCCTGCCCCTGTATCCGAGTACATGCGCCCCGCCCCGCGCTCGGCCTCCGCCTCCTTTGACTTCGAgcaggcggcggccttcctcgcCGACGAGGGCTTGGACTACGCCCCTCTCGTGTCCGAGGAGGGTGAGGTAATCGACCTCATCACCTCCAAGGACGTCGAGCGCATTCGGAGCTATCCGAAGCTTGGCAAGCCATCTCTCGGAGCGGATGGGAAGTTCGTAGTCGCAGCCTCTATTGGAACCCGTGAGGACGACAAGCTAAGGCTAGAGCAGCTAATTCAGGCAGGGGCCAATGCTATTGTGATCGATAGCTCGCAGGGGAACTCCACCTACCAGCTTGATATGATAAAGTATGCCAAGAAGACGTTTCCGGAGGTGGATTTGATTGGGGGCAATGTGGTGACAATTGGGCAGGCACAGAATTTGATTGCTGCTGGAGTGGATGGCCTGCGCGTTGGAATGGGCTCTGGTTCAATTTGCACTACCCAGGAAGTTTGCGCTGTGGGTAGAGGACAG GCCACTGCTGTTTACAAGGTTGCGTCATATGCCAAGGATCATAATGTGCCAGTTATAGCTGATGGTGGTATTTCATACTCTGGCCATATTGTGAAGGCTTTGTCACTGGGCGCATCAACTGTTATGATGGGCAGTTTCTTGGCTGGCAGCCATGAGGCTCCTGGGGCCTATGAATACAAG GACGGCCACCGAGTAAAAAAATACAGAGGTATGGGCTCCCTCGAAGCCATGACAAAGGGGAGCGATGCAAGGTATCTTGGTGATACTCTGAAGCTTAAAGTTGCCCAGGGAGTTGTTGGAGCGGTAGCTGACAAAGGTTCTGTTCTGAGGTTTATTCCGTATACAATGCAAGCTGTTAAGCAAGGATTCCAAGATCTTGGTGCATCCTCTTTGCAGTCAGCTCATGATCTTTTACGAGCGGAGACTCTTAGATTAGAG GTGAGGACCGGTGCCGCCCAAGTGGAGGGAGGGATCCACGGGCTGGTGTCTTACGAGAAGAAATCGTTCTAG